The Pigmentiphaga aceris DNA segment CCCAAGCGCGCTGGTTACAGTCTTATTGCTATGAACACCGCCACCTCGCCCATGAAAAAGATCATTGCTCGTCCTCGACGCTGGATAGCGGCGGCGATTGTTGCCGTGCTGGGCGTGACCGGATGTAATTCGTTCGATGCCTGGCAGCGCAAGACCATCTTCTCGGTAGCGACTGACAGTCGCTGGTACCAAGAGCCCACGCGTGGCACGGAAGAGTTCAACATTCCCCTGGCCAATGGCGATCAGGTGCATGCCTGGTACTGGAAGAATCCCGATCCCAAGGCTGCCACGGTCCTGTACCTGCACGGTGCCCGCTGGAACCTGAATGGCAGCGCCTTCCGCTTCGATAACTGGACCGAGATGGGCTTCTCGGTGCTGGCCATCGACTATCGCGGTTTCGGTAAATCGACCAACCGGTTGCCCTCGGAAGATACCGCCTACGAAGACGGTCTGGCAGCCTTGAAAGAACTGGCCAGGCGCGAGCCGGACCCGGCCAAGCGCTTCGTCTACGGCCATAGCCTGGGTGGCGCGGTGGCGGTTCACCTGGCGGCCTACAACGTCAAGGCCGAGCCCTTTGCCGGGCTGATCGTGGAGTCGAGTTTCACCAGCATTGCCGACATGGTGCGCACGCTGCGCTGGGGCTGGATTCCCGGTCTGCCTGCGCTGGTAACGCAGCAGTTCGATTCGCGCAGCAAGCTCTCGCGTGTCGATACGCCCTTGCTGCTGCTTCACGGTACGGCCGATGGGTTTGTTCCGCTGCGAATGAGCGAAGAACTGCTGAAAGCCGCAACCTCGGTGCCGGATGGCTACCGCCGTCTGGTGAAGATCGAGGGCGGCAACCATTCCGGCAGGCGCGGGATCGGCGATCAGTTCTATCGTGATCCGATCCGCACCTTCGTGCGCGACGCGGGCGCTCGCTACAGCGCCACGGCGGCTACGTCAGGCTGAGCGCCTGGAACATCTCGCTGGGCCGTATCAGCTGATCCTGTGCGGCCACCAGCGGCAGGTCCCGCTTGCCTGGCAGGGTGCGCGACACCAGCGCATACAGGCTGCTGACGCCAAGCGCAGCGGCCTGTTCAATCGGCCGACCGTTCACCACGTGCCCCAGCACCACCGCCGAGAACACGTCGCCCATGCCATTGGGCAGCGGATCGAGGTCGATGAACGGGGTATGTATCACCCACGCGTGATCGGCCGTAACCACCAGTGTGCTCAACTGATCTGACGGCAGGTCCGCAGTGCGCAGGCTGGTGATGATGACGGTCTGCGGCCCCGGATTGCGGGGGTTACCCAGCAATTCGCGCGCAGCATCGACAGCCGCCTGGGTCGACTCGATGGAGGTGCCGTGCAGCAGTTCGAACTCGTAGTGGTTCGGCGTGATGATGCTGGCGTATTGCAAGGCCCGGCTGCGCAGGAAGTCCGGGATGCCTGGACGCACGAACACACCACGGCCCACATCGCCCATGACCGGGTCGCACAGGTAGACCAGCTCGGGCCGCTGCTTGCGGATTTCCTGGACGGCCGACAGGATCACTTCTCCGATCGCGGCATCGCCCAAGTAGCCCGACAACACGGCCTGGCAACGTTCCAACACGCCACGCGCACGTAGTCCATCGAGCACATCGTTGATGTGCTCGGCAGAAAACACCTGTCCCTTGAATTCGCCGTAACCGGTGTGGTTGGAGAACTGCACCGTATGAACGGCCACCGGCTGCGCACCCAGCAATTGCAGTGGCAACATGGCCGCTGCGTTGCCAACGTGGCCGTAAGCCACATGCGATTGAATCGACAGCACCAACGGCGGGGTCACAATGGCGCTCATCGTTTTTGGTATTGCTGTGCGCCGAACAGGGCTTCGCGGGCCTTGTCGTCGGTGATCGGGCGGCGCAGCTCTGCCAGCACGGCCACGCCACGCTGCACAGCCGGGCGTGCGGCAATGGTTTCGAACCAGCGTTTCACGTTCGGGAATTCTTCCAGCACGATGCCTTGGTTCTCGTAAGAACGAACCCACGGCCACGCCGCGATGTCGGCGATGGTGTATTCATCGCAGCCCAAAAATTCGCTTTCGCCCAGGCGCTTGTCCAGCACGTTGTACAGGCGCTTGGTTTCGTTGGTGTAGCGGTTGATCGCGTACTCGATTTTTTCGGGCGCGTAGTTGCGGAAATGGTGCGTCTGACCAAGCATCGGGCCAAGCCCGCCCATCTGGAACATCAGCCACTGCAAGACGGTGAAGCGTTCTGCATCGGTCTCGCCCAGGAACTGGTTGGTCTTGCTGGCCAGATACAGCAGGATCGCGCCCGATTCGAACAGCGCGAACGGCTCGCCATCGGGGCCATTCGGATCGAGGATCGCCGGGATCTTGTTGTTCGGGCTGAGCGCCAGGAAGTCGGGGTCGAACTGGTCGCCCGCGCCGATATCGATGGCGTTCACGCTATAGGGCATGTCCAGCTCTTCCAGCAGGATGTGCACCTTGTGACCATTGGGGGTGGGCCACGAAAACAGCAGCACTGGCAGCTCGTCAGCACCGTTGAGGATTTGCTTGCGTTGAGATTTCTTGGACATCGGGTCTCCGGCTAAACGGATGGTGGCTGCCACGGCAGCCCGGGTTATTCCTGATTATGTGCCAAACCTTCGCAGGCGGGAAACCCGTGAAACGGGCGGCATAATCGGTCGAGACCAATTTTGTCCAGGAGCAGCAATGCAGGCGATCGTATGCAAGGCGTGGGGCCCACCCGAAGATCTGGTGTTGGAATCGGTGGTTCTGCCGGCTTTGCAGCCCGGCCAGGTGCGCATTCGTGTGCGTGCAGCTGGCGTGAATTTCCCGGACGTGCTGATCGTGCAGAAGAAGTACCAGCAGCAACCGGCCTTGCCCTTTACCCCTGGCAACGAAGTTGCGGGTGAGGTGATCGAGGTTGCGTCCGATGTGGTGCACCTGCGCCCGGGTGACGCGGTGGTGTCCTTCTGCAATCTGGGTGGGTTTGCCGAGGAGGTCATTGCGCCTGCTGACGCGACGCATGCAATGGCGCCAGGATTGAGTTTCGAGACGGCTGCGGCATTTACGTTGACCTACGGCACGTCGTGGCACGCGCTGTGTGATCGCGCTGCATTGAAAGCGGGCGAGACGGTGTTGGTGTTGG contains these protein-coding regions:
- a CDS encoding glutathione binding-like protein produces the protein MSKKSQRKQILNGADELPVLLFSWPTPNGHKVHILLEELDMPYSVNAIDIGAGDQFDPDFLALSPNNKIPAILDPNGPDGEPFALFESGAILLYLASKTNQFLGETDAERFTVLQWLMFQMGGLGPMLGQTHHFRNYAPEKIEYAINRYTNETKRLYNVLDKRLGESEFLGCDEYTIADIAAWPWVRSYENQGIVLEEFPNVKRWFETIAARPAVQRGVAVLAELRRPITDDKAREALFGAQQYQKR
- a CDS encoding alpha/beta hydrolase encodes the protein MKKIIARPRRWIAAAIVAVLGVTGCNSFDAWQRKTIFSVATDSRWYQEPTRGTEEFNIPLANGDQVHAWYWKNPDPKAATVLYLHGARWNLNGSAFRFDNWTEMGFSVLAIDYRGFGKSTNRLPSEDTAYEDGLAALKELARREPDPAKRFVYGHSLGGAVAVHLAAYNVKAEPFAGLIVESSFTSIADMVRTLRWGWIPGLPALVTQQFDSRSKLSRVDTPLLLLHGTADGFVPLRMSEELLKAATSVPDGYRRLVKIEGGNHSGRRGIGDQFYRDPIRTFVRDAGARYSATAATSG
- the pdxY gene encoding pyridoxal kinase PdxY, with the translated sequence MSAIVTPPLVLSIQSHVAYGHVGNAAAMLPLQLLGAQPVAVHTVQFSNHTGYGEFKGQVFSAEHINDVLDGLRARGVLERCQAVLSGYLGDAAIGEVILSAVQEIRKQRPELVYLCDPVMGDVGRGVFVRPGIPDFLRSRALQYASIITPNHYEFELLHGTSIESTQAAVDAARELLGNPRNPGPQTVIITSLRTADLPSDQLSTLVVTADHAWVIHTPFIDLDPLPNGMGDVFSAVVLGHVVNGRPIEQAAALGVSSLYALVSRTLPGKRDLPLVAAQDQLIRPSEMFQALSLT